Proteins encoded in a region of the Coregonus clupeaformis isolate EN_2021a chromosome 9, ASM2061545v1, whole genome shotgun sequence genome:
- the LOC121574213 gene encoding neuropeptide FF receptor 1-like produces the protein MEDTWELQLTTTLYMTSDLIFSTNLTNLTNCTNTNSSCTVSSVKLSPYYQHSLAIAASFTLAYLFIFLLCMVGNCLVCLIVVKNRHMRTVTNLFILNLAISDLLVGIFCIPTTLVDNLITGWPFSNAVCKLSGLVQGISVAASVFTLVAIAVDRFRCIVYPFKPKLTFLVAKATTGLVWALALVIMLPSAVMLTVDQEEGHFMVSSDNKIYPLYYCYETWPDPEMRKVYTMVLFTHIYLIPLALIMIMYGWIGAKLSATAVLSSRGHPDIKSPISQRKVKVVKMLIVVALLFMLSWLPLWTLMLLTDYARPEGDQLDLLTGYIFPFSHWLAFSNSSINPIIYGYFNENFKKGFQAACCPGSCCSVVPQEEAVSKAQQGCKARVPRDTALSANPLTTRGVRNCIHTDSDLTGCVCLEMEQRKEEGSAETGGLRGSGVEGSNSNSGVSIKRGLHAEDVDGLSPMGVAVCQAWEH, from the exons ATGGAGGACACATGGGAACTTCAACTGACCACTACTCTTTACATGACCTCTGACCTTATATTCTCCACAAACCTCACCAACCTGACCAACTGCACCAACACCAACTCCAGCTGCACCGTCTCTAGCGTCAAGCTTTCCCCTTACTACCAACACTCTCTGGCCATAGCAGCCAGCTTCACCCTGGCCTACCTGTTCATCTTCCTGCTGTGCATGGTGGGTAATTGCCTGGTGTGCCTCATTGTGGTTAAGAACCGTCACATGCGGACGGTCACCAACCTCTTCATCCTCAACCTGGCTATCAGTGACCTGCTGGTGGGCATCTTCTGCATCCCAACCACGCTGGTGGACAACCTCATCACAG GCTGGCCCTTTAGCAATGCAGTGTGTAAGCTAAGTGGCCTGGTACAGGGGATATCAGTGGCTGCATCTGTCTTCACCTTGGTTGCCATCGCTGTGGACAG ATTCCGCTGTATTGTTTACCCCTTTAAGCCCAAGCTAACCTTTCTTGTTGCTAAGGCAACTACAGGGCTGGTGTGGGCTCTTGCATTGGTGATCATGCTTCCGTCGGCTGTGATGCTGACGGTGGATCAAGAGGAGGGTCACTTCATGGTATCCAGTGATAACAAAATCTACCCTCTCTACTACTGCTATGAGACTTGGCCTGACCCTGAGATGAGGAAAGTTTACACCATGGTCCTGTTCACACACATCTACCTGATTCCCTTGGCTCTCATCATGATCATGTATGGCTGGATCGGAGCCAAGCTCTCCGCTACAGCTGTTCTGTCCAGCAGGGGGCACCCAGACATCAAGTCCCCTATCTCCCAGAGGAAGGTCAAGGTGGTTAAGATGCTCATTGTGGTGGCTCTCCTCTTCATGCTGTCCTGGCTGCCACTCTGGACCTTGATGCTCCTCACAGACTACGCCAGACCTGAAGGGGACCAGCTGGACCTTCTGACAGGCTACATCTTCCCCTTCTCCCACTGGCTGGCCTTCTCCAACTCCAGCATCAACCCCATCATCTATGGCTACTTCAATGAGAACTTTAAGAAGGGCTTCCAGGCTGCCTGTTGTCCTGGATCCTGTTGCAGCGTAGTCCCTCAGGAGGAGGCAGTGAGCAAGGCTCAGCAGGGGTGCAAGGCCAGAGTGCCCCGGGACACAGCCCTCAGCGCCAATCCTCTCACCACCCGGGGGGTGAGGAACTGCATCCACACCGACAGCGACCTGACGGGCTGCGTGTGTCTAGAGATGGagcagaggaaggaggagggctcGGCAGAGACAGGAGGCTTGCGGGGCTCGGGGGTAGAGGGAAGTAACAGTAACAGTGGAGTGTCAATAAAAAGGGGTCTTCATGCGGAGGATGTCGATGGACTCTCTCCAATGGGGGTTGCTGTGTGTCAGGCGTGGGAGCATTGA
- the LOC121574391 gene encoding bone morphogenetic protein 10-like gives MVTPVFSILGYIYSLSLLPLLLPGWSQGSPIMSAEELRSGPGARGLVDTSMLEQDEDLDMQDFLGQFLSTLNLTELGPQPMPRAARKETPEYMLELYNRFANDHTAMPSANIVRSFKNEDSSPYSVTVRGVRTHPLLFNISIPHHEHIITAELRLYTLVQKDRRHYAGLDRKVTVYKIHEGGHWRKEEGRDRRRNEQETAEIEEMEELAARQVYGNDDAWITFDLTHQVNLWRKAESSTHRLEVHIASLGSEGGKTPQEVRQEDGRKELVDVDVDMGSDGKHMPVVIVFSDDQNRDHLEENKRELNQIIEHENDLPADLEPSPQVNWGNQAGNDAGNADGEELDEETLMQLHSNLIYDTPPRIRRNSKGDPCKKTPLYVEFKDIGWDTWVIQPLGYEAYECNGVCSYPMTNEVSPTKHAIVQTRLSSKIPQKASPACCVPTKLQPISLLYVEDGGVVTYKHKYEGMVVSECGCR, from the exons ATGGTTACTCCAGTGTTCTCCATACTGGGCTACATCTACTCTCTGAGTCTTCTGCCCCTGCTGCTGCCTGGTTGGAGCCAGGGCAGTCCCATCATGTCAGCTGAGGAGCTTCGAAGTGGCCCTGGGGCCAGGGGTCTGGTGGATACCTCCATGTTGGAGCAGGATGAAGACCTGGACATGCAGGACTTTCTGGGTCAGTTTCTGTCCACGTTGAACCTCACAGAGCTGGGCCCCCAGCCAATGCCCCGTGCGGCCCGTAAAGAGACACCAGAATACATGCTGGAACTGTACAACCGCTTCGCCAACGATCACACGGCCATGCCCTCTGCCAACATTGTGCGTAGTTTCAAGAATGAAG ATTCCTCCCCCTACAGTGTGACGGTCAGGGGCGTGAGGACACACCCCCTGCTGTTCAACATCTCCATCCCCCACCACGAGCACATCATCACCGCCGAGCTCCGCCTCTACACCCTGGTCCAGAAGGACCGCAGACACTACGCCGGCCTTGACCGCAAGGTTACCGTCTACAAGATCCATGAGGGGGGGCACTGGAGGAAAGAAGAGGGGAGGGACAGAAGAAGGAATGAGCAGGAGACAGCAGAAATTGAGGAAATGGAGGAGCTGGCAGCCCGGCAAGTCTACGGTAATGACGATGCCTGGATTACCTTCGACCTGACCCATCAGGTCAACCTTTGGCGGAAGGCAGAGAGCTCCACCCATCGACTGGAGGTCCACATTGCAAGTCTGGGTTCTGAAGGTGGGAAGACCCCCCAGGAAGTCAGACAAGAGGATGGAAGGAAAGAGTTGGTTGATGTGGATGTTGACATGGGCTCAGATGGTAAACACATGCCAGTGGTGATTGTGTTCTCAGATGATCAGAACAGAGACCATCTTGAGGAGAACAAGCGGGAGCTCAACCAGATAATAGAACATGAGAATGACCTGCCGGCTGACCTGGAGCCGAGTCCACAGGTGAACTGGGGGAACCAGGCTGGGAACGATGCTGGGAACGCTGATGGAGAGGAGCTGGACGAGGAGACTCTCATGCAACTGCACTCCAACCTAATTTACGACACGCCTCCCCGAATCCGCCGCAACTCCAAGGGTGACCCCTGTAAGAAGACCCCTCTCTATGTGGAGTTTAAGGACATTGGCTGGGATACCTGGGTCATACAGCCCCTGGGCTATGAAGCCTATGAGTGCAATGGTGTATGTAGCTACCCTATGACCAACGAGGTCTCGCCTACCAAGCACGCCATTGTTCAGACTCGGCTGAGCAGTAAGATTCCACAGAAGGCATCACCAGCCTGCTGTGTTCCCACCAAGCTACAGCCCATCTCACTCCTTTACGTCGAGGACGGAGGAGTGGTCACCTACAAGCACAAGTACGAGGGCATGGTGGTGTCAGAGTGCGGCTGTAGATAG